One stretch of Diachasmimorpha longicaudata isolate KC_UGA_2023 unplaced genomic scaffold, iyDiaLong2 ctg00000212.1, whole genome shotgun sequence DNA includes these proteins:
- the LOC135172236 gene encoding uncharacterized protein LOC135172236 has protein sequence MLADTALPEFSVKERLMTLKRMMTAILVLLFINTQEINGLVGYDCSGSTLNITSYSLLQVGQCHIPLVKPKSTNVNIELMQLNKYGQITVVECRLQLDRTIHRCGMFSHVAIVHNYRREYFVELEQHECQKLHDSNSLQISHNIVVDALVKNITNLRPITIAGKAEVDGTCQGSQYNDPFGNWDEVIVNAIARIYYTSYVTTVELISNKVTLQSGAKCDFLAGSCTNSLGTQAFWSVQPPDDCKFGKYTTLYRGSATKIESDNSNPTTYLVTTRDYTFTLEQRSKTLTCGYLLIQTELPKLFIMEVSPGTTFPTNKIINTDNVDLMQYVNTKIVYLEHHLRTQVRKLYHYIRLSQCEAQRTSLMNALSTASFAPDIFAYNLMKGPGYHAITTGELVSIVKCTAVPVTLRKSENCYQEMPVTYNNESYFLTGISRMLIRHGTVIDCHSAIPTVYRIDGYWYALNPDPMKTPTPATFNPSLPIEWEYEKIENLATSGIYSETDMEKLRDRLLTRAEAATVMNNLVSAANGNELPAGTISMKHLLSREMVEEMTESAAYKTWEKLKIFGNTVSILIGIVTIIHVIIGIANVFIHGFTLHDAFGWSFRILGALFGGLTHYFIYRTRRNQTNNLPENIEAQPLNTEMRTHTRRTTPLNTITTTSELPRATLPNPINPQLLSQARIALSTAPTNTN, from the coding sequence ATGACTCTAAAAAGGATGATGACGGCTATTCTCGTCCTGTTGTTCATCAACACCCAGGAAATTAATGGATTAGTAGGTTATGATTGTAGTGGGTCTACCTTAAACATCACCTCGTATTCTCTACTCCAGGTGGGGCAATGTCACATCCCCCTTGTTAAACCCAAATCAACAAATGTCAACATCGAACTTATGCAACTTAACAAATATGGACAAATTACGGTCGTAGAATGTCGATTACAATTAGATCGAACAATTCACCGTTGCGGAATGTTTTCCCATGTAGCAATAGTGCACAATTACCGCAGGGAATATTTCGTTGAGCTGGAACAACACGAATGCCAAAAATTACATGATTCCAACTCACTACAGATATCACACAACATTGTAGTCGATGCACTAGTTAAAAATATCACCAATCTTAGACCAATCACAATAGCCGGTAAAGCCGAAGTTGACGGCACATGTCAAGGAAGCCAGTATAATGACCCATTTGGGAATTGGGACGAAGTCATTGTCAACGCAATAGCGCGAATCTACTACACTTCATATGTCACCACTGTCGAATTAATATCCAACAAAGTAACCCTTCAATCGGGAGCCAAATGCGATTTTTTGGCGGGGTCTTGTACAAACTCTCTTGGCACTCAGGCCTTTTGGTCAGTCCAGCCTCCAGACGACTGTAAATTCGGAAAATACACAACGCTATATCGAGGATCAGCTACGAAGATCGAATCAGACAACAGTAACCCGACCACTTATTTAGTTACCACTAGAGACTATACTTTCACATTGGAGCAAAGATCTAAGACATTAACCTGTGGCTACCTTTTGATCCAAACTGAAttaccaaaattatttattatggaAGTTTCTCCGGGAACCACTTTCCCCACAAATAAGATTATCAATACCGATAATGTGGACTTAATGCAATATGTTAACACGAAAATTGTATACCTCGAACACCACCTTAGAACTCAAGTTAGGAAGCTGTATCACTATATTCGTCTCAGTCAATGCGAAGCCCAAAGAACCTCATTAATGAACGCCCTTAGCACAGCGTCATTTGCACCTGATATATTTGCCTATAACCTCATGAAAGGCCCGGGTTATCATGCAATAACAACAGGAGAATTGGTTTCCATTGTCAAATGCACGGCAGTACCAGTCACCCTCAGAAAGAGTGAAAATTGTTACCAAGAAATGCCAGTTACTTACAACAACGAAAGTTACTTTCTAACCGGAATATCGAGAATGTTGATTAGACATGGAACGGTCATTGACTGCCATTCAGCGATACCTACAGTTTATAGAATTGATGGATATTGGTATGCACTGAACCCTGACCCAATGAAAACCCCAACGCCTGCAACCTTTAACCCTTCTCTACCAATAGAAtgggaatatgaaaaaatagaaaatttagcAACTAGTGGAATTTATAGCGAAACAGatatggaaaaattacgtgaccgACTATTAACTCGAGCAGAAGCCGCCACTGTAATGAATAATCTTGTCAGCGCCGCCAATGGTAATGAACTGCCAGCCGGAACTATTTCAATGAAACACCTTTTGAGTAGGGAGATGGTAGAGGAAATGACGGAATCAGCAGCTTATAAGACGTGGgaaaaactcaaaatattTGGGAATACAGTATCGATTCTTATAGGAATTGTCACTATTATCCACGTGATAATTGGCATTGCTAATGTGTTCATACATGGTTTTACGCTACACGATGCATTCGGATGGAGCTTCCGTATCCTTGGAGCTTTATTTGGAGGACTTACACATTATTTTATATACAGAACACGTCGAAACCAAACGAATAATTTACCAGAAAACATCGAAGCTCAACCTCTTAACACGGAGATGAGAACACACACCCGGAGAACCACGCCATTGAACACTATAACTACAACAAGTGAACTGCCACGAGCCACCCTTCCTAATCCGATTAATCCGCAATTACTATCGCAAGCACGTATAGCTTTAAGTACTGCCCCAACTAACACAAACTAG